Within the uncultured Draconibacterium sp. genome, the region CATTTCCTCAGCAAAAACAACCACCGGCAAGGTTGCTGTGATGCCCTGGTTTCCGCTTCCCGAATTGCTCATTACCGGAATCATTGCTCCGGCCATACGAACATCGCAGGCAGCAGCTGTAACTGCAACAAGCTTGTTGTATACACTGTCACCCATAATATTCTGATACGAACTACTTTGAATCACACGAGCAACAGAATGCCCGAAAGTTCCGTTAGCAGATTCATCGGCAGCCAATTTATTCAGGATGGCAGCCTGTTGCAGAAACTCCAATTCTTCAAGCGGAGTTTCAGTTGCAAAATCGTAGATCTTACTGAAATTGAGATCCACCTGATCGGTATCCTCTTTTGTGATTTTATTGCCCGAGAGTTTATCGAGTATCACCACATCATTCGACTCTACAAAGGCAATGTTCGTATGCGTTCCACAGATTATTGCTTTTGAATGCGCTTTGTCGCCAAAACAACAGGCTTCGATGTACAATTTATCAGGAGCATCTTCTTTCAGGTGTACAAATATCTGCTTCTCCTCAACCACCTGCTTTGCTTCCTCCAACTTGTCGGCATCCAGGTCCTTCAAAACCTCTAAACCGTATTCCGATCGGCCGATGACTATACCCAAAGCAATCGCAATGGGAAGTCCGATCATTCCTGTTCCCGGAATTCCAACGCCCATTGAATTTTTGAGAATATTACTGCTTAAGTACAATTCGGTACGAACAACTTTCTCACCAAGCACCTCTCTTGCTTTCGATACTGCCAATGCTACGGCAACCGGTTCGGTACAGCCAATAGCAGGCACCACTTCACGCTTCATGAGGTGAAGAATAACTTCAGTCTCTTCCTTTTTCATCTGAAAAAAATTAAAAAACAGGGGGCAACAATGAACAGAATCTTTTATTTATTCGCTGAGTAAATCGACACCAAATTGTTCTTTGTACGAAGCATCAAGATAACTGTCAACCCAAGCGTTGAATTCGGCAACATCCTTTTTAGAGTACTTCTCATCCAGTTTCGATATCAGTTCCCCGGCTTTGTCAAAGATAACATCTTCAATTGGTTTTAGCAGCTGCCAGTAACCTGTTCCTTCCTCATTTAAAACCGGAGAAAGGTTTATGTAGTTTGTTCCTTTATCAATGGTAATCGGGAAACATTCTGCTTTAAAACCAAGGGCTGCGTTACACACCGGCGCTCTGTAATCGTCCATGTTCATTTCTGCTGTTTTTGGTAATTCTTCAGACGACAACCAGGCAGGAATTGCAACCGAAGTTAAAGGGAAACCAAGAATGGTCCACATCATCATATTGTCAACATGTTCCTCATCCTTTGCTCCAACAAACATAAACGACGAAGCTGTTGAAACACGTGGAATGTAATCGATGAAAAAACGAAAATCAGCAACATCCTTTTTTGCAGGAATATTCACGGTTAAATCGGTTTTTGTACGTGGATGATATAAACTACGAGGAATAGCCTGCAATAAATATTCTGCACTGAGTTTGTTTTCTTCCCAGGCATTATTCAGTACGCGAATGGCATTATCGTATCGATTGTAACCAAAACCAACACTCAAATCTCCACTCATCGAATGGTTGGTACGAACCACAATTCCGCGCGGTGCTACTACCGGGTCGTTAACATCTACTTTTACGTATTTGTAGTTTCCTGTCTCGAAATACGCCGCTCCACCATAAGCGTCGATAACACCATAATTAGAATTCACTCCCATTGGGCGAGATAAGGTGTCGAGAAAATGCTGAAAGTCGTCAACAGAAGCACAAACCATCAGCGCTTTTTTCATTACAACGCCATCCTGGCCCTTAAACTTTGTAGTGTCGCCAACATTGTTGGTATATGCAGCAGTGTTAATGATTGCAAAACCTTTTTCATTGTATCCGCCCCAAACCGACTTGTTCCAACGTTTCTCAACGGCATCAACAAGCCCCATATATTTGTATTTCCCGT harbors:
- a CDS encoding L-serine ammonia-lyase, iron-sulfur-dependent, subunit alpha, producing MKKEETEVILHLMKREVVPAIGCTEPVAVALAVSKAREVLGEKVVRTELYLSSNILKNSMGVGIPGTGMIGLPIAIALGIVIGRSEYGLEVLKDLDADKLEEAKQVVEEKQIFVHLKEDAPDKLYIEACCFGDKAHSKAIICGTHTNIAFVESNDVVILDKLSGNKITKEDTDQVDLNFSKIYDFATETPLEELEFLQQAAILNKLAADESANGTFGHSVARVIQSSSYQNIMGDSVYNKLVAVTAAACDVRMAGAMIPVMSNSGSGNQGITATLPVVVFAEEMNKPKEQMIRALALSHLMVIYIKRGLGRLSGLCGVTVAGIGASCGITYLMGGNRDQVAYSVKNMIGNIAGVICDGAKPSCALKVSNAASSATFSAMMAMDNKVVSSLEGIADNDVDKTIRNLTDIGSEGMTQTDKMVLDIMTKK